One stretch of Streptomyces sp. 135 DNA includes these proteins:
- a CDS encoding WhiB family transcriptional regulator encodes MQQPSRQSLQVAAVPAQRGVRDRTDDAPWHTEAVCRRDEAGLFFAPSKEPTAARLSREEAAKRVCARCPVMVECREHALLQPEPYGVWGGLTAAERRVVLARRRRRDLELQKAAHAAGVAAAG; translated from the coding sequence GTGCAGCAACCGTCGCGTCAGTCCCTGCAGGTCGCCGCTGTCCCGGCCCAGCGGGGGGTGCGGGATCGGACCGATGACGCCCCTTGGCACACGGAGGCCGTGTGCCGCCGCGACGAAGCCGGACTGTTCTTCGCCCCGTCCAAGGAGCCGACGGCGGCCAGGCTCTCGCGCGAGGAGGCGGCCAAGCGCGTCTGTGCCCGCTGTCCCGTGATGGTCGAATGCCGCGAGCACGCCCTGCTCCAGCCGGAGCCGTACGGCGTGTGGGGCGGTCTCACCGCCGCCGAGCGCCGCGTGGTCCTGGCCCGCCGCCGCAGGCGCGACCTGGAGCTGCAGAAGGCGGCACACGCGGCGGGAGTCGCCGCCGCGGGATAG
- a CDS encoding fumarate hydratase — MPAFEYSDLLPLGEDTTPYRLVTSEGVSTFEADGRTFLKVEPEALRTLAAEAIHDIQHYLRPAHLAQLRRIIDDPEASSNDKFVALDLLKNANIAAAGVLPMCQDTGTAIVMGKRGQNVLTEGEDEKALSKGIFDAYTKLNLRYSQMAPLTMWEEKNTGSNLPAQIELYATDGGAYKFLFMAKGGGSANKSFLYQETKAVLNEASMMKFLEEKIRSLGTAACPPYHLAIVVGGTSAEFALKTAKYASAHYLDELPAEGSATGHGFRDKELEEKVFELTQKIGIGAQFGGKYFCHDVRVVRLPRHGASLPVAIAVSCSADRQATAKITAEGVFLEQLETDPARFLPETTDEHLSEEGDVVKIDLNQPMDDILAELTKYPVKTRLSLTGPLVVARDIAHAKIKERLDAGEEMPQYLKDHPVYYAGPAKTPEGYASGSFGPTTAGRMDSYVEQFQAAGGSKVMLAKGNRSKQVTDACGAHGGFYLGSIGGPAARLAQDCIKKVEVVEYEELGMEAVWKIEVEDFPAFIVVDDKGNDFFQNPAPEPTFTHIPVRGPGLA; from the coding sequence ATCCCGGCGTTCGAGTACTCCGATCTGCTCCCCCTGGGAGAGGACACCACCCCCTACCGGCTGGTGACCTCCGAGGGTGTCTCCACCTTCGAGGCCGACGGGCGGACGTTCCTCAAGGTCGAGCCCGAGGCGCTGCGCACGCTCGCCGCCGAGGCGATCCACGACATCCAGCACTACCTGCGGCCCGCGCACCTGGCCCAGCTGCGGCGCATCATCGACGACCCCGAGGCGTCGTCCAACGACAAGTTCGTGGCCCTGGACCTGCTGAAGAACGCGAACATCGCGGCGGCCGGCGTGCTCCCCATGTGCCAGGACACCGGCACCGCGATCGTCATGGGCAAGCGCGGGCAGAACGTCCTCACCGAAGGTGAGGACGAGAAGGCGCTCTCCAAGGGCATCTTCGACGCGTACACGAAGCTGAACCTCCGCTACTCCCAGATGGCCCCGCTGACCATGTGGGAGGAGAAGAACACCGGCTCGAACCTGCCGGCCCAGATCGAGCTGTACGCGACCGACGGCGGCGCCTACAAGTTCCTCTTCATGGCCAAGGGCGGCGGCTCGGCCAACAAGAGCTTCCTCTACCAGGAGACGAAGGCGGTCCTGAACGAGGCCTCCATGATGAAGTTCCTGGAGGAGAAGATCCGCTCCCTCGGTACGGCGGCGTGCCCGCCGTACCACCTGGCGATCGTCGTCGGCGGCACCAGCGCCGAGTTCGCCCTGAAGACCGCGAAGTACGCCTCCGCGCACTACCTGGACGAGCTGCCCGCCGAGGGCTCCGCCACCGGCCACGGCTTCCGGGACAAGGAGCTCGAGGAGAAGGTCTTCGAGCTGACGCAGAAGATCGGCATCGGCGCGCAGTTCGGCGGCAAGTACTTCTGCCACGACGTGCGCGTGGTGCGCCTGCCCCGGCACGGCGCCTCGCTCCCCGTCGCCATCGCCGTGTCCTGCTCCGCCGACCGCCAGGCCACCGCGAAGATCACGGCCGAGGGCGTCTTCCTGGAGCAGCTGGAGACGGACCCGGCGCGCTTCCTGCCGGAGACGACCGACGAGCACCTCTCCGAAGAGGGTGACGTCGTGAAGATCGACCTCAACCAGCCGATGGACGACATCCTCGCCGAGCTGACCAAGTACCCGGTCAAGACCCGCCTGTCGCTGACCGGCCCGCTCGTCGTCGCCCGCGACATCGCGCACGCCAAGATCAAGGAGCGGCTCGACGCGGGCGAGGAGATGCCGCAGTACCTGAAGGACCACCCGGTCTACTACGCGGGTCCGGCCAAGACGCCGGAGGGATACGCCTCCGGTTCCTTCGGCCCGACCACGGCCGGACGCATGGACTCCTACGTGGAGCAGTTCCAGGCGGCGGGCGGCTCCAAGGTGATGCTGGCCAAGGGCAACCGCTCCAAGCAGGTCACCGACGCGTGCGGCGCGCACGGCGGCTTCTACCTCGGCTCCATCGGCGGCCCGGCCGCGCGCCTCGCCCAGGACTGCATCAAGAAGGTCGAGGTCGTCGAGTACGAGGAACTCGGCATGGAGGCGGTCTGGAAGATCGAGGTCGAGGACTTCCCGGCCTTCATCGTCGTCGACGACAAGGGCAACGACTTCTTCCAGAACCCGGCCCCCGAGCCGACGTTCACCCACATCCCGGTGCGGGGCCCGGGCCTGGCGTGA
- a CDS encoding ricin-type beta-trefoil lectin domain protein, translating to MKRIRRSGRRARLRGPLAAAVAMAAVLGTAAAIPAQAADGGGSRVSGAAPLPPELEKIRAAEATALYGSPAERPMADRKTGLISLGDSEISGEGVGTYEPGTDGPDNWCHRSPDAAIHRTGIPADVTYNVACSGAQTVNIRIGGQKQYADELVQSDNLAVKARNTRIKTILLVIGANDDLQFAPVMTDCVTRYLLSQGACAGKYHDGWQARVDALVPKVEQSIRDLKTVMRDAGYQEDDYQLVAMGYPSPIGPDFRDNPKFPGKLACGGLGYDSDTEWGRNYAVPTFEKGMRKAARNAGATYLDNSRLFHGHEVCMEDTWARGLYVDVSNPFPPDSNSVRQSFHPNARGHAAFASCLTQLHESGYREAGCADPASTGSPKLYELAWDDVYKPLKNEGTGTCVDVDASKSRNGTKVQGWDCTGNRNQTWWYDDTQRSLHTGLTQDRCLDVPDGAYREGAAVVLWNCHGGGNQKFVREAGTVRPAAADGLCLTLAGAKEPLRLQKCAGAANQRFA from the coding sequence ATGAAGCGCATCAGACGCAGCGGACGACGGGCTCGGCTGCGAGGCCCGCTCGCGGCGGCCGTCGCGATGGCGGCCGTACTCGGCACGGCGGCGGCGATACCCGCCCAGGCGGCGGACGGAGGCGGGTCCCGGGTGTCCGGGGCGGCCCCCCTGCCGCCCGAGCTGGAGAAGATCCGGGCGGCCGAGGCGACCGCGCTCTACGGCAGCCCGGCCGAGCGCCCGATGGCCGACCGCAAGACCGGCCTGATCTCGCTCGGCGACAGCGAGATCTCCGGGGAGGGCGTCGGCACGTACGAACCCGGCACCGACGGCCCCGACAACTGGTGCCACCGCTCGCCGGACGCCGCGATCCACCGCACCGGCATCCCCGCCGACGTGACGTACAACGTCGCGTGTTCGGGGGCGCAGACCGTCAACATCAGGATCGGCGGCCAGAAGCAGTACGCCGACGAGCTGGTGCAGAGCGACAACCTCGCCGTCAAGGCGCGCAATACGCGGATCAAGACGATCCTGCTCGTCATCGGCGCCAACGACGACCTCCAGTTCGCCCCGGTGATGACGGACTGCGTGACGCGCTATCTGCTCAGCCAGGGCGCCTGCGCGGGCAAGTACCACGACGGCTGGCAGGCGCGCGTCGACGCGCTCGTGCCCAAGGTCGAGCAGTCCATCCGCGACCTGAAGACCGTCATGAGGGACGCGGGCTACCAGGAGGACGACTACCAGCTCGTCGCCATGGGCTACCCGAGCCCCATCGGCCCCGACTTCCGCGACAACCCCAAGTTCCCCGGCAAGCTCGCCTGCGGCGGACTCGGCTACGACTCCGACACCGAGTGGGGCCGCAACTACGCGGTGCCGACGTTCGAGAAGGGCATGCGCAAGGCCGCGAGAAACGCGGGCGCGACCTACCTCGACAACTCCCGCCTCTTCCACGGCCACGAGGTCTGCATGGAGGACACCTGGGCGCGCGGGCTCTACGTAGACGTCTCCAACCCCTTCCCGCCGGACTCCAACTCCGTACGCCAGTCCTTCCACCCCAACGCCCGCGGCCACGCGGCCTTCGCGTCCTGCCTGACGCAGCTGCACGAGTCCGGCTACCGCGAGGCCGGCTGCGCCGACCCGGCGAGCACGGGCAGCCCGAAGCTGTACGAACTGGCCTGGGACGACGTGTACAAGCCCCTGAAGAACGAGGGCACCGGGACGTGTGTCGATGTCGACGCGTCCAAGAGCCGTAACGGCACGAAGGTCCAGGGCTGGGACTGCACCGGCAACCGCAACCAGACCTGGTGGTACGACGACACGCAGCGGTCCCTGCACACGGGGCTGACCCAGGACCGCTGCCTGGACGTGCCTGACGGCGCCTACAGGGAAGGTGCCGCCGTTGTGCTGTGGAACTGCCACGGGGGCGGCAACCAGAAGTTCGTCCGTGAGGCGGGGACGGTGCGGCCCGCCGCCGCGGATGGGCTCTGCCTGACCCTGGCCGGGGCCAAGGAGCCGCTGCGGCTTCAGAAGTGTGCGGGGGCCGCGAATCAGCGGTTCGCCTGA
- a CDS encoding exodeoxyribonuclease VII small subunit, translating into MTSKTDEAGEAGEATGPADALGYEQARDELIDVVRRLETGGTTLEESLALWERGEELAKVCRRWLDGARARLDAALAGESAGDEMDTADTADTAG; encoded by the coding sequence ATGACCAGCAAGACGGATGAGGCCGGCGAGGCGGGCGAGGCCACGGGCCCGGCGGACGCGCTCGGGTACGAGCAGGCGCGGGACGAGCTGATCGACGTCGTACGCCGCCTGGAGACCGGCGGCACGACGCTGGAGGAGTCGCTCGCCCTGTGGGAGCGCGGCGAGGAGCTGGCGAAGGTGTGCCGCCGCTGGCTGGACGGCGCGCGGGCCCGTCTCGACGCGGCCCTCGCGGGCGAGAGCGCCGGGGACGAAATGGACACCGCTGACACTGCGGACACAGCGGGCTGA
- a CDS encoding malonic semialdehyde reductase, whose product MSLALDPAAQDLLFREARTANTFTDEPVTEEQVQAIYDLVKYGPTAFNQSPLRVTLVRSPEARERLVQHMAEGNRPKTAAAPLVAILSADNEFHEELPALFPHFPQAKDVFFAERPAREQAALVNATLQAGYFIVGVRAAGLAAGPMTGFDFAGVQKEFLDDDHTPLMIVNIGKPGDDAWFPRSPRLAYEDVVTTV is encoded by the coding sequence ATGTCTCTCGCCCTTGACCCCGCCGCCCAGGACCTGCTCTTCCGCGAGGCCCGCACCGCGAACACCTTCACCGACGAGCCGGTCACCGAGGAGCAGGTCCAGGCGATCTACGACCTGGTCAAGTACGGCCCGACCGCCTTCAACCAGTCGCCGCTGCGCGTCACCCTGGTCCGCTCCCCCGAGGCCCGCGAGCGCCTGGTCCAGCACATGGCCGAGGGCAACCGCCCGAAGACCGCGGCCGCGCCGCTGGTCGCGATCCTCTCCGCCGACAACGAGTTCCACGAGGAGCTCCCGGCGCTGTTCCCGCACTTCCCGCAGGCCAAGGACGTCTTCTTCGCCGAGCGCCCGGCCCGTGAGCAGGCCGCGCTGGTGAACGCCACGCTCCAGGCCGGCTACTTCATCGTGGGCGTGCGCGCCGCCGGTCTCGCCGCGGGCCCGATGACCGGGTTCGACTTCGCGGGCGTCCAGAAGGAGTTCCTGGACGACGACCACACCCCGCTGATGATCGTCAACATCGGCAAGCCCGGCGACGACGCCTGGTTCCCGCGCTCCCCGCGCCTGGCCTACGAGGACGTCGTCACCACGGTCTGA
- a CDS encoding DUF4245 domain-containing protein, which translates to MAGRQGNQTVKNMLWSLVVIVLVAGVSYIFVPHDESKTPVKRVDYRVELVTARRAAAYPVAAPEGLAKEWKPTSVRFDAAEHDSWHLGFLDPDGEYVVIKQSTDKPAQFIEKATQEAVRTDTVEKLGGREWRRYEGSTYDALVSTEKGATTVVAGTASFGQLTKMVEALEMKTA; encoded by the coding sequence GTGGCAGGCAGACAAGGCAATCAGACCGTCAAGAACATGCTGTGGTCGCTGGTGGTGATCGTCCTGGTCGCGGGCGTCAGCTATATCTTCGTCCCGCATGACGAGTCCAAGACCCCCGTCAAGCGGGTCGACTACCGCGTGGAGCTCGTGACGGCCCGGCGGGCGGCGGCCTACCCCGTGGCGGCGCCCGAGGGCCTGGCCAAGGAGTGGAAGCCGACGTCCGTGCGGTTCGATGCCGCCGAGCACGACAGCTGGCACCTGGGCTTCCTCGACCCGGACGGCGAGTACGTGGTGATCAAGCAGTCCACCGACAAGCCGGCCCAGTTCATCGAGAAGGCCACGCAGGAAGCGGTGCGGACGGACACCGTGGAGAAGCTCGGCGGCCGGGAGTGGCGGCGGTACGAGGGGTCGACGTACGACGCCCTGGTGAGCACCGAGAAGGGCGCCACGACGGTCGTCGCGGGCACGGCCTCGTTCGGGCAGCTCACGAAGATGGTCGAGGCGCTGGAGATGAAGACGGCGTGA
- a CDS encoding methyltransferase domain-containing protein has product MSEDRRGQAEAFDAIGRHYDDAFPHKEGQLAAGRHLADALAPGSRILDAGCGTGLPTALQLAEKGHTVLGTDISAGMLELAEKNVPTAEFRLIDIADLTADGPAGIGRFDGIACFFALLMLPRPEIPGALRRLHGLLRPGGLMELSMVEADLDDAAIPFLGHTIRVSGYLRDELRQVVRDAGFEITGEDAYAYAPASSDVPPEHQVFLHCRRG; this is encoded by the coding sequence GTGAGCGAGGACCGCAGGGGCCAGGCCGAGGCCTTCGACGCCATCGGGCGGCACTACGACGACGCCTTCCCGCACAAGGAGGGTCAGCTCGCCGCGGGGCGCCACCTGGCCGACGCGCTCGCACCCGGCTCCCGGATCCTGGACGCGGGCTGCGGCACCGGACTGCCCACCGCTCTGCAATTGGCCGAGAAGGGCCACACCGTCCTCGGCACGGACATTTCGGCGGGCATGCTCGAACTGGCCGAAAAGAACGTACCGACGGCGGAGTTCCGGCTCATCGACATCGCGGACCTGACGGCCGACGGCCCGGCCGGAATCGGCCGGTTCGACGGCATCGCCTGCTTCTTCGCCCTGCTGATGCTGCCGCGCCCCGAGATCCCGGGGGCGCTGCGGCGGCTGCACGGCCTGCTGCGGCCGGGCGGCCTGATGGAGCTGTCCATGGTCGAGGCCGACCTCGACGACGCGGCGATTCCGTTCCTGGGGCACACGATCCGGGTATCGGGATACCTGCGGGACGAGCTGCGCCAGGTCGTGCGGGACGCGGGCTTCGAGATCACCGGCGAGGACGCGTACGCGTACGCCCCCGCGAGCAGCGACGTACCACCCGAGCATCAGGTCTTTCTGCACTGCCGACGCGGCTGA
- a CDS encoding DUF1707 domain-containing protein gives MDLEKRLPQPAPATAEESGSLRASDADRDRTADILREAMAEGRLTAEEHADRVEGVYGAKTLGELEPLIADLPAAHGRTAGPSSGYAPAPAPGRPSPGAVPPVADENLVAVLSGSVRRGRWRVGRRTHAYAVFGSVEIDLSEAIFEHRQVLIKAVAIFGSVEIRVPENVSLRGSGAGVLGSVEVDTLDSPDQDAPVVFVDGTAILGSVEARPKRGKLVRDLHGKLRRHLGH, from the coding sequence GTGGACCTCGAAAAGCGTCTCCCGCAGCCCGCTCCCGCCACGGCCGAGGAGTCGGGGTCGCTCCGCGCCTCCGACGCCGACCGCGACCGCACGGCGGACATCCTCCGCGAGGCCATGGCCGAGGGCCGCCTCACCGCCGAGGAGCACGCGGACCGCGTCGAGGGGGTCTACGGCGCCAAGACCCTGGGCGAGCTGGAGCCGCTGATCGCGGACCTCCCCGCCGCCCACGGCCGGACGGCCGGCCCGTCGTCGGGGTACGCACCCGCACCCGCCCCCGGCAGGCCCTCACCCGGCGCGGTGCCCCCGGTCGCCGACGAGAACCTGGTCGCGGTCCTCAGCGGCTCCGTCCGCAGGGGCCGCTGGCGCGTGGGTCGCCGCACCCATGCGTACGCCGTCTTCGGCAGCGTCGAGATCGACCTGAGCGAGGCGATCTTCGAGCATCGCCAGGTGCTCATCAAGGCGGTCGCGATCTTCGGCTCGGTCGAGATCCGCGTCCCGGAGAACGTCTCGTTGCGCGGCAGCGGCGCCGGCGTACTCGGCAGTGTCGAGGTCGACACGCTCGACTCCCCAGACCAGGACGCCCCGGTGGTCTTCGTCGACGGCACGGCGATCCTCGGCAGCGTCGAGGCGCGGCCGAAGCGCGGCAAGCTCGTCCGTGACCTGCACGGCAAGCTGCGCAGGCACCTCGGGCACTGA
- a CDS encoding class II fumarate hydratase has protein sequence MTSDANHATGDHTGEYRIEHDSMGEVRVPADAKWRAQTQRAVENFPISGQRLERAHIAALAQIKAAAAKVNAGLGVLDADIAEAVADAAAEVAEGRWDAHFPVDVFQTGSGTSSNMNTNEVIATLATERLGRPVHPNDHVNASQSSNDVFPSSIHIAATGAVTGDLIPALEHLAAALERKAEEFADVVKSGRTHLMDATPVTLGQEFGGYAAQVRYGIERLEASLPRLAELPLGGTAVGTGINTPPGFSAAVIAEVARATGLPLTEARDHFEAQGARDGIVETSGQLRTIGVGLTKIANDLRWMASGPRTGLAEINLPDLQPGSSIMPGKVNPVIPEAALMVAAQVTGNDATVAAAGAAGNFELNVMLPVIAKNVLESVRLLANVSRLLADRTVDGITANRERAREYAESSPSVVTPLNKYIGYEEAAKVAKRSLAERKTIREVVLEAGYVDRGDLSLEQLDEALDVLRMTHP, from the coding sequence ATGACCAGCGACGCCAACCACGCGACCGGCGACCACACCGGCGAGTACCGGATCGAGCACGACTCCATGGGCGAGGTACGGGTCCCCGCCGACGCCAAGTGGCGTGCGCAGACCCAGCGCGCGGTGGAGAACTTCCCCATCTCGGGACAGCGCCTGGAGCGTGCCCACATCGCCGCCCTCGCGCAGATCAAGGCGGCCGCCGCCAAGGTCAACGCGGGCCTCGGGGTGCTGGACGCGGACATCGCCGAGGCCGTCGCGGACGCGGCGGCCGAGGTCGCCGAAGGGCGCTGGGACGCGCACTTCCCCGTCGACGTCTTCCAGACCGGCTCCGGCACCTCGTCCAACATGAACACCAACGAGGTCATCGCCACGCTCGCCACCGAGCGCCTCGGCCGCCCCGTCCACCCCAACGACCACGTGAACGCCTCGCAGTCCTCGAACGACGTCTTCCCGTCCTCGATCCACATCGCGGCGACGGGCGCGGTCACCGGTGATCTGATCCCGGCCCTGGAGCACCTCGCCGCCGCCCTGGAGCGCAAGGCCGAGGAGTTCGCGGACGTCGTGAAGTCCGGGCGTACGCACCTCATGGACGCGACGCCGGTCACCCTCGGCCAGGAGTTCGGCGGGTACGCGGCCCAGGTGCGGTACGGCATCGAGCGCCTGGAGGCGTCGCTGCCGCGCCTGGCCGAACTGCCGCTCGGCGGCACGGCCGTGGGCACCGGCATCAACACCCCGCCCGGCTTCTCCGCCGCCGTCATCGCCGAGGTCGCGCGGGCCACGGGGCTGCCGCTGACCGAGGCGCGCGACCACTTCGAGGCGCAGGGCGCGCGGGACGGCATCGTCGAGACCAGCGGCCAGCTGCGGACCATCGGCGTCGGCCTGACGAAGATCGCGAACGACCTGCGGTGGATGGCCTCGGGCCCGCGCACCGGCCTCGCCGAGATCAACCTCCCCGACCTCCAGCCCGGTTCGTCGATCATGCCGGGCAAGGTGAACCCGGTCATCCCGGAGGCCGCGCTGATGGTCGCCGCGCAGGTGACCGGAAATGACGCCACGGTCGCCGCGGCGGGCGCCGCCGGCAACTTCGAGCTGAACGTGATGCTGCCGGTCATCGCCAAGAACGTCCTGGAGTCGGTCCGGCTGCTCGCGAACGTCTCGCGGCTGCTCGCCGACCGCACCGTCGACGGCATCACCGCCAACCGCGAACGGGCCCGGGAGTACGCCGAGTCCTCGCCCTCCGTCGTGACGCCGCTGAACAAGTACATCGGCTACGAGGAGGCGGCGAAGGTGGCGAAGAGGTCCCTGGCCGAGCGCAAGACGATCCGCGAGGTCGTCCTGGAGGCCGGCTACGTCGACCGGGGCGACCTCTCGCTGGAGCAACTGGACGAGGCGCTGGACGTGTTGCGCATGACGCACCCCTAG
- a CDS encoding DUF402 domain-containing protein has product MTDLDGKTATAGGPAARWAPGDHILWRYRENAGEHVHICRPVTVVRDTAELLAVWMAPGTECVKPVLADGTPLHREPLATRYTKPRAVRRDHWFGTGVLKLARPGDPWSVWLFWEPGWRFKNWYVNLEEPRTRWAGGVDSEDHFLDISVRPDGSWRWHDEDEFAEALRVGLMDSEKAAAVRAAGRAALDVIEAWGAPFSDGWQHWRPDPSWVVPPLPDDWDRTPARVSS; this is encoded by the coding sequence ATGACAGACCTCGACGGGAAGACGGCGACGGCAGGCGGCCCAGCGGCCCGGTGGGCACCCGGTGACCACATCCTGTGGCGCTATCGGGAGAACGCCGGGGAGCATGTGCACATCTGTCGTCCCGTCACCGTCGTACGGGACACCGCGGAGCTCCTCGCCGTGTGGATGGCGCCCGGCACCGAATGCGTGAAGCCGGTGCTGGCCGACGGGACCCCTCTGCACCGTGAACCGCTCGCCACCCGCTACACCAAGCCGCGCGCGGTCCGCAGGGACCACTGGTTCGGCACCGGCGTCCTGAAGCTCGCGCGCCCCGGCGACCCGTGGTCGGTGTGGCTGTTCTGGGAGCCGGGCTGGCGGTTCAAGAACTGGTACGTGAACCTGGAGGAGCCGCGGACCCGTTGGGCGGGCGGGGTGGATTCCGAGGATCACTTTCTGGACATCTCCGTGCGACCCGACGGCAGCTGGCGGTGGCACGACGAGGACGAGTTCGCCGAGGCCCTGCGGGTGGGCCTGATGGACTCCGAAAAGGCCGCTGCCGTACGCGCCGCCGGCCGGGCCGCCCTTGACGTGATCGAGGCCTGGGGGGCACCGTTTTCGGACGGCTGGCAGCACTGGCGTCCCGATCCGTCCTGGGTCGTACCGCCCCTTCCGGATGACTGGGACCGTACCCCCGCGCGCGTGTCCTCATGA
- the glpX gene encoding class II fructose-bisphosphatase: protein MTEHHLPSELEVSPEAPDRNLALELVRVTEAAAMAAGRWVGRGDKNGADGAAVRAMRTLVHTVSMNGVVVIGEGEKDEAPMLFNGERIGDGTGAEVDIAVDPIDGTTLTAKGMPNAIAVLAAADRGAMFDPSAVFYMDKLVTGPEAADYVDINAPASVNIRRVAKAKNSSPEDVTVMILDRPRHEGIVKEIRETGARIKFISDGDVAGSVMAVREGTGVDLLMGIGGTPEGIISACAIKCLGGVIQGKLWPKDDAERQRAIDAGHDLDRTLSTDDLVKGDNVFFVATGITDGELLQGVRYRAATASTSSLVMRSKSGTIRKIDSDHRLSKLRAYSAIDFDRAK, encoded by the coding sequence ATGACCGAGCATCATCTCCCGTCCGAGCTAGAGGTCTCCCCCGAGGCTCCCGACCGCAACCTCGCCCTGGAGCTCGTCCGGGTCACCGAGGCGGCCGCCATGGCCGCGGGCCGCTGGGTCGGCCGCGGCGACAAGAACGGCGCGGACGGCGCCGCGGTCAGGGCCATGCGGACCCTCGTCCACACCGTCTCGATGAACGGCGTCGTCGTCATCGGCGAGGGCGAGAAGGACGAAGCCCCGATGCTCTTCAACGGAGAGCGCATCGGCGACGGCACCGGCGCCGAGGTCGACATCGCCGTCGACCCGATCGACGGCACCACGCTGACCGCGAAGGGCATGCCGAACGCCATCGCCGTGCTGGCCGCCGCCGACCGCGGCGCGATGTTCGACCCGTCCGCCGTCTTCTACATGGACAAGCTGGTCACCGGCCCCGAGGCCGCGGACTACGTCGACATCAACGCGCCCGCCTCGGTCAACATCCGCCGCGTCGCCAAGGCCAAGAACTCCTCGCCCGAGGACGTCACGGTCATGATCCTGGACCGCCCCCGCCATGAGGGCATCGTCAAGGAGATCCGCGAGACCGGCGCCCGCATCAAGTTCATCTCCGACGGCGACGTGGCCGGCTCGGTCATGGCCGTGCGCGAGGGCACCGGCGTCGACCTGCTGATGGGCATCGGCGGCACACCCGAGGGCATCATCTCGGCCTGCGCGATCAAGTGCCTCGGCGGTGTCATCCAGGGCAAGCTGTGGCCCAAGGACGACGCCGAGCGGCAGCGCGCCATCGACGCGGGCCACGACCTGGACCGCACCCTGTCCACGGACGACCTGGTCAAGGGCGACAACGTCTTCTTCGTCGCGACCGGCATCACCGACGGCGAGCTGCTCCAGGGCGTGCGCTACCGCGCGGCCACCGCCTCGACGTCCTCGCTGGTCATGCGCTCCAAGTCGGGCACGATCCGCAAGATCGACTCCGACCACCGGCTCTCGAAGCTGCGCGCCTACAGCGCGATCGACTTCGACCGCGCGAAGTAG